A single Anopheles arabiensis isolate DONGOLA chromosome 2, AaraD3, whole genome shotgun sequence DNA region contains:
- the LOC120898528 gene encoding voltage-dependent T-type calcium channel subunit alpha-1G isoform X1, giving the protein MRNAAKDTVASQQPAAFTDKVNYGGGVIESINLKNDRNGAPTAHQHRNSLQQQQQLQKRPSVVKGGSGGGRGTARHVSTSSEATDTSGSSCSDGDTTSSSYDEPNLPYPGFTEYSLKYLTQDSKPRIWCLQLITNPWFERISMLVILLNCVTLGMYQPCVDDACVTNRCKILQIFDDIIFAFFSLEMTIKIVAMGAWGKGTYLADSWNRLDFFIVLAGALEYCLQVENLNLTAIRTIRVLRPLRAINRIPSMRILVMLLLDTLPMLGNVLLLCFFVFFIFGIVGVQLWEGILRQRCVIKLPDNVSPPSYLTSSPRNIYYRIVNQKKIKTDVSFYYEFSKEQDYICSKPEDSGMHLCQNLPPYRIGPLLCNDSALPYSENEPTATACVNWNQYYTNCTQLGNNPFQGTISFDNIGLAWVAIFLVISLEGWTDIMYYVQDAHSFWDWIYFVLLIVIGSFFMINLCLVVIATQFSETKKREMERMRQERARFTSSSTLASSTNNSEPTTCYAEIVKYIGHLYRRFKRRLIKKLRLYKYHMQKRKEGLIPCTPETITLSPNKIKAHHPKCPRMGALLQQQHASITNLQQQKNKHDLQSSLSINRTGVTLNHPEPGTIVPSADNQVSSPEVSEIVSLENIKNNALNNSTTYLNEDRQKVLLLKINNEDQSNGQDHHCMPSLLSPPSAGRRRSSVMFNEYVVLHTPPTITEPPQDKNVYCLEKMTQAGDGSIWQVNLPHSLQTVSTVFNEYSDLCLSDAMTCQELLAFSVAFSAALPTGQTTLESFYTSLKRAKGAEPARQTNATLPLPEIERLSSKSSNEPSRTSFDPVSAGINNINMEEFACCYEYYQNQGLAEEKRPQRSKCARALLAVWRCFRRTCHLTRVLVKKLVDHKYFQQGILLAILINTLSMGIEYHDQPAELTAIVETSNIVFSAIFAVEMILKVIAEGPFRYVANGFNVFDGVIVILSVVELGQSYLGEGQGSSGLSVLRTFRLLRILKLVRFMPNLRRQLFVMLRTMDNVAIFFSLLILFIFIFSILGMYLFGGKFCKFVEESGKERECTCPEIVSKHPQCECDRKHFNNILWATVTVFQILTQEDWNVVLFNGMEKTSHWAALYFVTLMTFGNYVLFNLLVAILVEGFSSERNERREREQRELVKAKLNAEALAQEQSMEVYDDQRSFSESSTTDSYNGSRGKWYSVEELTKVRNLDIKCNIQKQRLLQPNYEDPKNVAQKNKREKDVSKPEPTATKKLRGKKAESLKLYNIQVQDPPIITTTAATPQDSPSGTMESGTSFKDWDQADFEKYERENSSLLKPPSILGSLKTLDDRSFFEGTPVLNEMRKKHDKNHTTSSDSRLSVVDKQQKKQQEKSLTESASAPKAVGKDETANGGLHRQASTEEGVLNNGKILSQPKGFGATDRRTLDPLLEKSNRIQNDTQGSRTPNRRRSSVRRSSSVKVDSGASSIASNLSLTSHPRCYYNNGSTKYYFDRKNSLRLCDIRTPNNRRRMSSFEQAYHKQSPMSSIRNLEIKQLQDEMDKGKLDKSSNAFKIAGNSTDLTGKATRNDGTPKKKGKGRLKQFFRMVTPYHFVEDHETYTLYLFPEHNRFRQICSWFVNQKWFDNVILLFIALNCITLAMERPNIPPNCTERYFLATANYVFTGVFAVEMFIKVVSAGLFYGPDAYFTSGWNIMDGSLVTISIVDLLMSLISESSPRIFGILRVFRLLRSLRPLRVINRAPGLKLVVQTLLSSLRPIGNIVLICCTFFIIFGILGVQLFKGTFYYCEGENIKGVKNKQDCLAIEGNVWINRKYNFDDLGKALMSLFVLSSRDGWVNIMYTGLDAVGVDQQPIVNYNEWRLLYFIAFILLVGFFVLNMFVGVVVENFHRCREEQEKEEKIRRAAKRALQMEKKRKSIAYFAASRVVWKGSGHHLKRTHMFLPLSTGMHEPPYYTNYSPMRLFVHNVVTSKYFDLAIAAVIGLNVVTMAMEYYMMPLALEYALKIFNYFFTAVFILEAAMKLLALGVKIYMKDRWNQLDVAIVILSIVGIVLEELETNIIPINPTIIRVMRVLRIARVLKLLKMAKGIRALLDTVMQALPQVGNLGLLFFLLFFIFAALGVELFGRLECSDEVPCQGLGEHAHFANFGMAFLTLFRVATGDNWNGIMKDTLRDDCDDAADCVKNCCVSTIIAPIFFVIFVLMAQFVLVNVVVAVLMKHLEESHKQMEDDLDIETELEREFEREQEFEEEQALCMQLNDDNNQVQKRPLTKVSSLPSNFTYSTPILEKKSNIQRRQTIQYFNQNLGLSVFNSYTNNNSYDETAENNINAEGEELDPGGGVPGARDECEEKKMKKIGEGVGGLVAADGGKGVGSDGLNSAKEYNVNSKNVNKRS; this is encoded by the exons ATGAGGAACGCGGCGAAAGATACGGTCGCATCGCAGCAGCCCGCCGCGTTCACCGATAAGGTCAATTATGGTGGCGGCGTGATTGAGTCGATAAACCTCAAGAACGACCGGAACGGTGCACCGACGGCACACCAGCACCGGAACAgcctgcaacagcagcagcagctacagaaGCGACCGTCGGTCGTGAAGGGTGGCTCTGGCGGAGGCAGAGGAACGGCACGCCACGTATCGACGTCCAGCGAGGCCACCGACACGTCCGGGAGCAGCTGCAGCGATGGGGACACGACGTCCTCGTCCTACGACGAGCCGAACCTGCCCTACCCGGGCTTCACCGAGTACTCGCTCAAGTACCTCACACAGGACTCGAAGCCGCGCATCTGGTGCCTGCAGCTCATCACTAATCC GTGGTTTGAGCGAATTTCGATGTTAGTCATTCTGCTGAACTGCGTCACCCTTGGCATGTATCAGCCGTGCGTGGATGATGCGTGCGTTACGAATCGCTGCAAAATTTTGCAG ATCTTTGATGACATCATCTTTGCCTTCTTCTCGCTCGAGATGACAATCAAGATCGTGGCGATGGGGGCCTGGGGCAAGGGCACCTACCTGGCCGACTCCTGGAACCGGCTCGACTTCTTCATCGTGCTGGCCGGTGCGCTCGAGTACTGTCTGCAGGTGGAAAACCTTAACCTAACCGCCATCCGGACGATCCGCGTACTGCGCCCGCTGCGTGCCATCAACCGCATACCGA GCATGCGAATCctcgtgatgctgctgctggacacgCTGCCCATGCTCGgcaatgtgctgctgctgtgcttctTCGTGTTCTTCATCTTCGGCATCGTCGGGGTGCAGCTGTGGGAAGGCATCCTGCGCCAGCGGTGCGTCATCAAGCTACCGGACAACGTGTCCCCACCGTCCTACCT cACGTCGTCCCCGCGTAACATTTACTACCGAATTGTtaatcagaaaaaaatcaaaacaga TGTCTCCTTTTACTACGAGTTCTCCAAGGAGCAGGACTACATCTGCTCCAAGCCGGAAGACTCCGGGATGCATCTGTGCCAGAATCTGCCCCCGTATCGAATAGGACCGCTCCTGTGCAATG ACAGTGCACTGCCCTACTCGGAGAATGAACCAACGGCTACGGCCTGTGTGAACTGGAACCAGTACTACACGAACTGTACGCAGCTGGGCAACAATCCCTTCCAGGGCACGATATCATTCGACAACATAGGGCTAGCCTGGGTGGCAATATTTCTT GTCATATCGCTCGAAGGTTGGACGGATATAATGTACTACGTGCAGGACGCACACAGCTTCTGGGATTGGATCTACTTTGTGCTGCTGATAGTG ATCGGTTCCTTCTTCATGATCAACCTCTGCCTGGTCGTCATCGCAACGCAGTTCTCCGAGACGAAGAAGCGCGAGATGGAACGGATGAGACAGGAGCGGGCCCGCTTCACATCCTCGTCGACGCTCGCTTCCAGCACCAACAACTCCGAGCCGACGACCTGCTACGCCGAGATCGTCAAGTACATCGGGCACCTTTACCGACGTTTCAAGCGCCGCCTCATTAAGAAGTTACGATTGTATAA ATACCACATGCAGAAGCGCAAGGAAGGTCTTATACCGTGCACGCCCGAAACCATCACACTGTCGCCGAACAAAATCAAAGCCCATCACCCGAAATGTCCACGGATGGGTGCGctgctacagcagcagcacgcctCGATCACTAACCTGCAGCAACAGAAGAACAAACACGACCTGCAGTCCAGCCTGTCCATCAATCGGACGGGTGTCACGCTGAACCATCCCGAGCCGGGAACCATCGTACCATCGGCGGACAATCAGGTTTCATCGCCCGAGGTTTCGGAGATTGTCTCGCTGGAGAACATTAAAAACAATGCACTGAACAACTCTACCACATATCTGAACGAGGACCGACAGAAAGTGCTACTGCTGAAGATCAACAATGAGGATCAATCGAACGGACAA GATCACCACTGTATGCCAAGCTTGCTGAGTCCTCCGTCAGCAGGTAGACGAAGATCGTCCGTTATGTTTAACGAATATGTAGTGCTTCATACGCCTCCAACCATTACAGAACCACCGCAAGATAAGAATGTGTACTGTTTGGAGAAAATGACCCAAGCAGGTGACGGTAGTATCTGGCAG GTCAACTTGCCGCACTCACTGCAGACGGTGAGTACCGTGTTCAACGAGTACTCCGACCTGTGCCTGTCGGACGCGATGACCTGCCAGGAGCTGTTAGCGTTCTCGGTGGCCTTCTCGGCCGCCCTGCCCACCGGTCAAACCACGCTGGAATCGTTCTACACCTCGCTGAAGCGTGCGAAGGGTGCCGAACCGGCACGGCAAACGAACGCCACACTGCCCCTGCCGGAAATTGAACGCCTCAGCAGCAAATCCAGCAACGAGCCGTCGCGCACCAGCTTCGACCCGGTGTCGGCCGgcatcaacaacatcaacatggAGGAGTTTGCCTGCTGCTACGAGTACTACCAAAACCAGGGCCTGGCGGAGGAGAAGCGACCGCAGCGCTCCAAGTGCGCGCGGGCGCTCCTCGCGGTGTGGCGGTGCTTCCGCCGCACCTGCCACTTGACGCGCGTGCTCGTGAAGAAGCTGGTCGATCACAAGTACTTCCAGCAGGGCATACTGCTGGCGATCCTCATCAACACGCTCTCGATGGGCATCGAGTACCATGATCAACCGGCCGAGCTGACGGCGATCGTCGAGACGAGCAACATCGTCTTCTCGGCCATCTTTGCGGTGGAGATGATCCTGAAGGTGATTGCCGAGGGCCCGTTCCGGTACGTGGCGAACGGGTTCAACGTGTTCGATGGTGTGATCGTCATACTGAg TGTGGTGGAGCTAGGGCAATCCTATCTGGGCGAGGGCCAGGGCAGCTCGGGTCTGAGCGTGTTGCGCACATTTCGGCTGCTGCGCATACTGAAGCTCGTGCGCTTCATGCCCAATCTGCGCCGGCAGCTGTTTGTCATGCTGCGCACCATGGACAACGTGGCCATCTTTTTCAGCCTGCTGATACtcttcatattcatattcag CATTCTTGGCATGTACCTTTTTGGAGGTAAGTTCTGTAAGTTTGTCGAAGAAAGCGGGAAAGAAAGGGAATGTACTTGTCCAGAAATTGTCTCCAAGCATCCGCAATGTGAATGCGACCGtaaacatttcaacaatatCCTCTGGGCCACTGTTACCGTCTTTCAA ATTCTCACGCAGGAAGACTGGAACGTGGTGCTGTTCAATGGCATGGAAAAGACTAGCCACTGGGCTGCACTGTACTTTGTCACACTGATGACGTTTGGCAACTATGTGCTGTTCAATCTGCTGGTCGCCATCCTGGTGGAAGGCTTCAGCTCGGAG CGTAACGAGCGACGGGAGCGTGAACAGCGCGAGCTGGTGAAGGCCAAACTGAATGCGGAAGCCCTGGCCCAGGAGCAGAGCATGGAGGTGTACGATGATCAGCGCAGCTTTTCCGAATCATCCACCACCGACAGCTACAACGGATCACGTGGCAAGTGGTACAGCGTGGAGGAACTAACCAAG GTGCGGAATTTGGACATCAAATGCAACATTCAGAAGCAGCGGCTGCTTCAACCCAACTACGAGGATCCGAAGAACGTGGCCCAGAAGAACAAGCGGGAAAAGGATGTGTCCAAGCCGGAACCGACTGCGACCAAAAAACTTAGAGGG AAAAAGGCGGAATCTTTAAAGCTGTACAACATCCAGGTGCAGGATCCGCCGATCATTACCACCACTGCAGCGACGCCCCAAGATTCGCCAAGCGGTACGATGGAGTCGGGCACGAGCTTCAAGGACTGGGATCAGGCGGACTTTGAAAAGTACGAGCGGGAGAATTCTTCCCTGCTGAAGCCACCCTCCATACTTGGCTCGCTCAAAACGCTGGACGATCGTTCCTTTTTCGAGGGTACACCTGTGCTGAACGAAATGCGTAAGAAGCACGACAAAAATCACACCACCTCGTCCGACAGCCGGCTGTCGGTGGTGGacaagcagcagaagaagcagcaggaaaagTCTCTCACCGAGTCGGCGAGCGCACCGAAAGCCGTTGGTAAGGACGAAACCGCTAACGGTGGACTCCATCGGCAAGCGTCCACGGAGGAGGGAGTACTAAACAATGGGAAGATCTTATCCCAGCCGAAGG GATTCGGTGCTACTGATCGCCGCACGCTTGATCCCCTGTTGGAAAAAAGCAACCGCATTCAGAATGATACGCAGGGCTCGAGGACGCCGAATCGCAGGCGCAGCTCGGTACGGCGATCGTCCTCGGTGAAGGTTGACAGTGGTGCAAGCAGCATCGCTAGCAATCTCAGCCTAACGTCCCATCCGCGCTGCTActacaacaacggcagcaccaAGTATTACTTCGATCGCAAAAACTCTCTGCGACTGTGTGACATTCGGACACCGAACAACCGGCGCCGTATGTCATCGTTCGAGCAGGCGTACCACAAACAGTCACCGATGAGCAGCATCCGAAACTTGGAAATCAAACAGCTGCAGGACGAAATGGATAAGGGCAAGCTGGACAAGTCGTCGAACGCGTTCAAGATCGCAGGCAACAGCACCGACCTAACCGGCAAGGCAACGCGCAACGATGGAACGCCCAAGAAGAAGGGCAAGGGACGGTTGAAGCAGTTTTTCCGCATGGTAACACCGTACCATTTCGTGGAGGATCATGAAACGTACACGCTGTACCTGTTTCCCGAGCACAACCG ATTTCGACAGATTTGTTCCTGGTTCGTCAACCAGAAATGGTTCGATAACGTCATCCTGCTGTTTATCGCACTCAACTGCATCACGCTGGCCATGGAACGGCCCAACATTCCACCGAACTGTACCGAGCGATACTTTCTCGCCACTGCCAACTATGTTTTCACTGGCGTTTTTGCGGTGGAAATGTTTATTAAG GTCGTTTCGGCTGGATTGTTCTATGGACCGGATGCGTACTTCACCTCGGGATGGAACATCATGGACGGTTCGCTGGTCACTATCTCCATTGTGGATCTGCTGATGTCGCTGATAAGCGAATCGAGTCCCAGGATCTTTGGAATCTTGCGAGTTTTCAGGCTGCTGCGATCGCTACGCCCGCTAAGGGTGATCAACCGCGCGCCCGGCCTGAAGTTGGTTGTCCAGACGCTGCTGTCTTCGCTGCGCCCGATCGGTAACATCGTACTGATCTGCTGCACCTTTTTCATCATCTTTGGCATATTGGGTGTGCAG CTATTCAAGGGCACTTTCTACTACTGCGAAGGGGAAAACATCAAGGGAGTCAAAAACAAGCAGGACTGTCTGGCGATCGAGGGAAACGTTTGGATCAACCGGAAGTACAACTTTGACGATCTCGGCAAAGCGCTCATGTCGCTGTTCGTGCTGTCGTCACGCGACGGTTGGGTTAACATCATGTACACCGGGCTCGATGCCGTTGGCGTGGATCAACAG CCAATCGTCAACTACAACGAGTGGCGCCTGCTATACTTCATTGCCTTCATACTGCTCGTGGGATTCTTTGTGCTGAACATGTTCGTTGGAGTGGTCGTCGAGAACTTCCACCGTTGCCGGGAGGagcaggaaaaggaggaaaaaatacGCCGTGCTGCCAAACGAGCGCTGCAGATGgagaaaaagcgaaaaagtATAGCATATTTTGCAGCGTCCCGTGTAGTGTGGAAGGGTTCGGGTCATCATTTAAAACGTACACACATGTTTCTTCCGCTCTCTACAGGAATGCACGAGCCGCCGTACTATACCAACTATTCCCCGATGCGACTGTTTGTGCACAACGTGGTCACCTCGAAGTACTTCGATCTGGCGATTGCCGCCGTGATAGGGCTGAACGTGGTCACGATGGCCATGGAATACTACATGATGCCGCTGGCATTGGAGTATGCGCTGAAGATTTTTAACTATTTCTTCACTGCCGTCTTTATACTCGAGGCGGCAATGAAGCTGCTCGCGCTAGGCGTGAAGATATACATGAAAGATCGCTGGAACCAGCTGGACGTCGCGATCGTGATACTGTCGATCGTGGGCATTGTGCTGGAGGAACTGGAAACGAACATTATACCGATCAATCCGACCATCATACGTGTAATGCGCGTCCTGCGGATCGCCCGCGTACTAAAGCTGCTGAAGATGGCCAAGGGTATCCGTGCTCTCCTGGACACCGTAATGCAGGCGTTGCCACAG GTCGGTAACCTGGGCCTGCTGTTTTTCCTACTATTCTTTATCTTTGCCGCACTCGGTGTGGAGCTGTTCGGGCGGCTCGAATGCTCCGACGAGGTGCCGTGCCAGGGTTTGGGAGAGCATGCACACTTTGCCAACTTCGGTATGGCCTTCTTGACGCTGTTCCGTGTGGCCACCGGTGACAACTGGAACGGCATCATGAAGGACACGCTGCGGGACGACTGCGACGACGCGGCCGATTGCGTGAAGAATTGCTGCGTGAGCACTATCATAGCGCCGATCTTCTTCGTCATCTTCGTGCTGATGGCACAGTTCGTATTGGTGAATGTGGTTGTGGCCGTGCTGATGAAGCATCTGGAAGAAAGCCACAAGCAGATGGAAGATGATTTGGATATTGAAACGGAGCTGGAACGCGAATTCGAAAGAGAGCAAGAGTTTGAGGAGGAACAAGCGCTTTGCATGCAGCTGAACGATGATAACAACCAAGTTCAAAAACGCCCACTAACCAAAGTTTCTTCCTTGCCTTCGAATTTCACGTACAGTACTCCGATCTTGGAGAAGAAGAGCAATATTCAACGTCGTCAGACCATACAGTATTTCAACCAGAATCTAGGCCTCTCGGTTTTCAACTCATACACCAATAACAATTCCTATGACGAAACGGCGGAGAACAATATCAACGCCGAGGGCGAAGAGTTAGACCCGGGTGGTGGCGTCCCGGGCGCCCGGGACGAGTGCGaggagaagaagatgaagaagattGGCGAGGGGGTCGGCGGCCTGGTGGCAGCCGACGGTGGGAAGGGCGTTGGCTCCGACGGTCTCAACTCGGCCAAGGAGTACAACGTCAACTCGAAAAACGTTAACAAAAGATCCTGA